In the genome of Xanthocytophaga agilis, one region contains:
- a CDS encoding MFS transporter — protein MNITATPSRLFSLPLIRTSISVYFFVLGSMFATWASRLPAIKVQLHLSDGELGTVLLGMPIGSILVMPLAGWLTSRFGSRSVVVTASVIYSCVIPCLALIPEAWMLAVALLFAGASGDLINIAANDQAIHLEKMYAKSIMSSFHALFSVGGMVGAGLGGLMRQWDIDLFTHFCIVGSFTILISIIFSRFLLTTHTNYDPTTPVFVRPDNTIIGLGIIGLCVMLGEGAMADWSSIYLTNLLPANSGWTTAGYTAFSFAMALGRFGGDWFTNRQGIQKTLIISGILSGFGLLLAILVQQPTFVIIGFACAGLGFATVVPLVYSAAGQSKTMNAGMAIAAVSTVSYFGFLFGPPLIGWISEAIGLRWALLLVVFLSFMISVLAKKNTKE, from the coding sequence ATGAATATAACAGCAACTCCCTCCCGACTGTTTTCACTTCCTTTAATCCGAACGTCTATCTCAGTATACTTCTTTGTTTTAGGAAGTATGTTTGCTACCTGGGCATCACGTTTACCAGCTATTAAAGTTCAACTACATCTTTCTGATGGTGAATTGGGAACAGTTTTGCTGGGGATGCCTATCGGATCTATATTGGTGATGCCTCTGGCAGGTTGGCTTACTTCCCGATTTGGAAGTCGATCAGTGGTAGTAACAGCCAGTGTTATCTATAGTTGTGTCATACCTTGCCTAGCCTTAATTCCAGAAGCATGGATGTTAGCGGTTGCCTTATTATTTGCAGGTGCAAGTGGAGATCTGATAAATATTGCAGCAAATGATCAAGCTATACATCTGGAAAAAATGTATGCAAAATCCATTATGTCCTCTTTTCATGCATTATTTAGTGTAGGGGGAATGGTGGGTGCAGGCTTAGGAGGCTTGATGCGTCAGTGGGATATTGATCTGTTTACACACTTTTGTATTGTAGGCAGTTTCACGATTCTCATTTCAATTATTTTCTCTCGTTTTTTATTGACAACACATACGAACTATGATCCAACAACCCCAGTGTTTGTCAGGCCAGATAATACAATAATTGGTTTGGGTATTATTGGTCTTTGTGTGATGCTGGGCGAAGGAGCTATGGCTGACTGGTCATCTATTTATTTAACGAATCTACTGCCAGCTAATTCAGGTTGGACTACGGCTGGATATACAGCATTCTCTTTTGCTATGGCACTAGGACGTTTTGGAGGCGATTGGTTTACCAATCGCCAGGGTATCCAGAAAACATTAATTATCAGTGGTATTCTGTCTGGATTTGGTCTATTGCTAGCTATTTTGGTTCAACAACCTACATTTGTAATTATTGGCTTTGCTTGTGCAGGTTTGGGGTTTGCTACTGTAGTACCACTGGTATATAGTGCAGCCGGTCAGTCTAAAACGATGAATGCAGGAATGGCAATTGCTGCCGTTTCAACAGTAAGCTACTTTGGCTTTTTGTTCGGTCCTCCACTAATAGGTTGGATCTCAGAAGCTATAGGCTTACGATGGGCTCTTTTGCTTGTTGTATTTCTAAGTTTTATGATATCAGTTTTAGCAAAAAAGAATACTAAAGAATAA
- a CDS encoding VOC family protein, whose translation MAFIEHIAIWVTDLENMKNFYSTYFGTSSGEKYHNHTKDFQSYFLSFKQGSRLELMQMPSIPDNLNDIFKQYKGLIHFAISVGSKEEVDKYTELLRKDGYPIVGEPRYTGDGYYESIVLDPENNRIEITN comes from the coding sequence ATGGCATTCATCGAGCATATTGCAATATGGGTAACAGATCTAGAAAATATGAAAAATTTCTATTCTACCTATTTCGGAACTTCTTCCGGAGAAAAATATCATAATCATACGAAAGATTTCCAATCATACTTTCTTTCTTTTAAGCAAGGCAGTCGGCTGGAATTGATGCAAATGCCTTCTATTCCAGACAATCTAAATGATATTTTCAAACAATATAAAGGATTGATTCATTTTGCTATTTCAGTTGGCAGCAAGGAGGAGGTTGATAAGTACACAGAATTATTACGAAAAGATGGCTACCCAATAGTTGGAGAACCACGATATACAGGGGATGGCTACTACGAAAGTATAGTTCTTGATCCTGAAAATAATAGAATTGAGATTACCAACTGA
- a CDS encoding DeoR/GlpR family DNA-binding transcription regulator yields the protein MLKEERHQYILQKLLENRKVVSLELQKELQVSDDTIRRDLQELADIGLIKKVHGGAIPKPKLPYDVNERLHISQTEKQIIAEKAIDLFSNDQVIVLDNGTTNLLVAKLLPTTLKATIFTNSLLIAQELVTHPEVETIMLGGKIFKQAQAAVGIETIESLAMIRADWCLIGVCSIHPEIGVTSQSREESQVKRKMVEVSQKIIATATYDKMNTAENFLVCPTEHLDILLTDDRIDKALLKQYEEMDIHIL from the coding sequence ATGCTCAAAGAAGAAAGACATCAGTATATCTTACAAAAACTCCTGGAGAATCGTAAGGTGGTTTCACTAGAGTTACAAAAGGAATTACAGGTATCTGATGATACCATTCGACGAGATTTGCAGGAACTTGCAGACATTGGGCTAATAAAAAAAGTGCATGGGGGAGCTATTCCAAAGCCTAAGTTGCCATATGATGTGAATGAGAGACTCCATATTTCTCAAACAGAGAAACAAATTATAGCAGAAAAGGCTATTGACTTATTTTCTAATGATCAGGTAATTGTACTGGATAATGGCACCACAAACCTACTGGTCGCGAAGTTGTTGCCAACAACTTTGAAAGCTACTATATTTACCAATAGTTTACTGATCGCACAGGAACTGGTAACACACCCCGAAGTGGAAACCATAATGCTGGGAGGAAAAATTTTTAAACAAGCTCAGGCTGCAGTAGGAATAGAGACTATTGAGAGTTTAGCAATGATTCGGGCTGATTGGTGTTTGATAGGAGTATGTAGTATTCATCCAGAAATTGGAGTCACTTCTCAAAGCCGTGAGGAAAGCCAGGTTAAACGTAAAATGGTAGAGGTTTCTCAAAAGATAATAGCTACTGCAACATATGATAAAATGAACACAGCAGAAAATTTTCTTGTGTGTCCTACCGAACATCTTGATATCTTACTTACAGATGATAGAATTGATAAAGCCTTGCTAAAACAATATGAAGAAATGGATATTCATATATTATAG
- a CDS encoding TonB-dependent receptor, producing the protein MKKTSTYLLFFFFLLIQSVNAQTKTDNGINGNFTNTPFSQFVKEIESQSPYYFYYDAVQLDSFKVTLQVTNLPIQKVLEQVFSDTEFKFSIDAQKRIYIAQDRLIITRLPAGLFDSTPSEKTDATAYDIPDEEREERLLSASENKLYEIGVKTYKLKEGNATISGYVRNAKTGEQIIGAAVYLESPQIGVVTDALGHYSITLPKGKHLLRIKNIGMRDTRRQVMVYSDGKLDIEMLESVVALKEVKVQADRDVNVAGTQMGLEKLSIKTMKQIPTAFGETDLLRVVLTLPGVKSVGESSTGLNVRGGSTSQNLILFDDATVYNPAHLFGFFSAFNPDVIKDVELYKSNIPSKFGGRLSSVLDITGRDGNKKKFVGSGGIGLITSRLALEGPIVKDKSSFILGGRSTYSNWVLKALENPNFNKSSASFYDINAHISHEINEKNSIYLTAYLSNDRFRLFGDTLYTYRNILGSLKWKHTFNTKLYGVFSGAYSQYQYAIRGEQTPTTAFDLNFAIYQANLKADFTYLLTDKHTLEFGASTIRYKLNPGSYTPYGEGSLVIPDVMANEQAQESAIHIGDKFEVSPRLLITAGIRFSVFNYLGPKTVNTYATGYPIETGYMTGTKTYDAGKIIQTYGGPEYRLSARYMLSADMSLKASYNTLRQYIHLITNTTVVSPTDIWKLSDSYLKPQLGSQYSLGLYKNLRGSTIEVSVEGYYKDIRNFLDYKNGDSLILNHHIETAVINTRGKAYGVELMVKKMSGKLNGWVSYTYSRSLLRAEDRSSSDAPNDGNYYPSNYDKPHDFTLIGNYKFSHRFSTSLNFTYSTGRPYTPPIGKYILEGTERVFYAERNKYRIPDYYRVDFSMNIEGNHKVKKLAHSSWTLAVYNVLGRKNPYSVYFITKGGSVNGYQLSIFGRPIPTVTYNFRF; encoded by the coding sequence ATGAAGAAAACATCTACTTATCTTTTGTTCTTTTTTTTCCTTTTGATACAGTCTGTTAATGCGCAGACAAAAACAGATAATGGAATAAATGGTAATTTTACCAATACTCCCTTCAGTCAATTTGTTAAGGAAATAGAATCCCAGAGCCCTTATTATTTTTATTATGATGCGGTACAACTTGATAGCTTTAAAGTTACGCTTCAGGTAACCAATTTACCTATTCAAAAAGTACTAGAACAAGTTTTCAGTGATACTGAGTTCAAGTTCTCGATTGACGCCCAAAAACGTATATACATTGCCCAGGATCGATTGATCATTACACGACTGCCTGCAGGATTATTTGATTCTACTCCAAGTGAGAAAACAGATGCAACAGCTTATGATATTCCAGATGAGGAACGGGAAGAAAGACTGTTGTCTGCAAGTGAAAATAAATTATATGAGATTGGAGTAAAAACATATAAACTAAAAGAAGGCAATGCGACTATATCCGGTTATGTACGCAATGCCAAAACCGGAGAACAGATCATTGGGGCAGCAGTATATCTGGAATCACCACAAATCGGGGTGGTTACGGATGCTCTGGGACATTACAGTATTACTTTACCAAAAGGAAAACATTTGCTTCGGATCAAGAATATTGGTATGCGTGATACCAGACGCCAGGTGATGGTTTATTCTGATGGAAAACTGGATATTGAAATGCTGGAAAGTGTAGTGGCTCTGAAAGAAGTGAAAGTACAGGCTGATCGTGATGTAAATGTTGCAGGCACACAAATGGGCCTGGAAAAACTCTCAATTAAAACCATGAAGCAGATTCCAACTGCATTTGGTGAAACAGATTTGCTTCGGGTAGTACTTACTCTACCTGGCGTAAAATCAGTAGGAGAGAGTAGTACAGGACTCAATGTAAGAGGAGGTTCAACATCTCAGAATCTGATTCTTTTTGATGATGCTACTGTTTATAATCCAGCCCATCTGTTTGGTTTCTTCTCTGCATTTAATCCAGATGTAATCAAAGATGTAGAGCTTTACAAAAGTAATATTCCTTCTAAGTTTGGTGGAAGACTTTCTTCTGTGTTGGATATTACAGGTCGGGATGGAAACAAAAAGAAATTTGTTGGCTCTGGAGGTATAGGTTTAATTACCAGTAGGTTGGCTTTGGAAGGACCTATTGTGAAAGATAAATCTTCTTTTATTCTTGGTGGTAGGTCAACCTATTCCAATTGGGTACTAAAAGCACTGGAAAATCCAAACTTTAACAAAAGTTCTGCTTCTTTTTATGACATCAATGCTCACATCAGTCATGAAATTAATGAAAAGAATAGTATATATCTGACTGCCTATTTGAGTAACGACCGTTTTCGGTTATTCGGAGATACCTTATATACGTATCGTAATATATTAGGTTCGCTAAAATGGAAACATACTTTCAATACGAAACTATATGGTGTGTTTAGTGGTGCCTATAGCCAGTATCAGTATGCTATCAGAGGAGAGCAAACTCCAACTACCGCTTTTGACCTGAACTTTGCAATTTATCAGGCGAATCTAAAAGCAGATTTTACATACCTTCTTACGGATAAACATACGCTGGAATTTGGAGCCAGTACAATCCGATACAAACTAAATCCTGGTTCTTATACTCCTTATGGTGAGGGATCATTGGTAATTCCGGATGTAATGGCTAATGAACAAGCACAAGAAAGTGCAATCCACATTGGTGATAAGTTTGAAGTTAGTCCTCGGTTACTGATTACGGCAGGAATTCGTTTTTCGGTTTTTAACTATCTGGGACCTAAAACAGTAAATACTTACGCTACAGGTTATCCAATTGAAACAGGTTATATGACAGGTACAAAAACATATGATGCTGGAAAAATTATTCAGACATATGGAGGCCCTGAGTATCGTTTGTCGGCTCGTTATATGCTTTCTGCTGATATGTCTTTGAAAGCAAGTTACAATACTTTGCGACAGTATATTCACTTGATTACCAATACAACAGTAGTATCTCCAACAGATATCTGGAAGCTGAGTGATTCTTATTTGAAACCCCAGTTAGGCAGTCAGTATTCACTGGGATTATACAAAAACCTGAGAGGAAGTACTATTGAGGTATCTGTAGAAGGGTATTATAAGGACATACGCAACTTCCTGGACTACAAAAATGGAGATTCTCTGATACTAAATCATCATATAGAAACAGCAGTCATTAATACCCGTGGTAAAGCATATGGTGTAGAGCTGATGGTAAAAAAGATGTCAGGTAAGTTGAATGGATGGGTAAGTTATACCTATTCTCGTTCCTTATTACGCGCAGAAGACAGAAGCTCGTCTGATGCACCAAATGATGGAAACTATTATCCAAGTAACTATGACAAGCCACACGACTTTACTTTAATTGGTAATTATAAATTTAGTCATCGGTTCAGTACTTCTTTGAACTTTACTTATAGTACTGGCAGACCTTATACACCACCTATTGGTAAATATATTCTGGAGGGAACTGAGAGAGTATTTTATGCAGAACGGAATAAATACCGTATTCCTGATTATTACAGAGTAGACTTTTCTATGAATATAGAAGGAAATCATAAAGTTAAAAAACTGGCCCATAGCTCATGGACATTGGCAGTTTATAATGTGCTGGGACGAAAAAATCCATATTCTGTGTACTTCATAACAAAAGGTGGATCAGTAAACGGGTATCAGCTTTCTATTTTTGGCAGGCCTATTCCTACAGTTACCTATAACTTCAGGTTTTAA
- a CDS encoding DUF4249 domain-containing protein — MKSIFVKIGFFISGIVILGGCIETFAPPEVTSNKTFLVVDGYLNIGEGSSIIRLSWTKNLTDESAWTYEQNAEVVVEGDKGSRFVFTEGSGGAYVLSQQIFNESENFRLSIKTSSGKEYQSDYVPYKKTPAIDSVAYKVAGDRSGVQVYVNTHDNTNQTKFYRWKFEETWQYQSALISSMEVQGEDIVFRTDDIHNCWKTMASTSILIGTSVKLSQDVIQDFPITFVNASTNKLLIKYSILVKQFALTQDAFDYWTDLAKTTEATGGLFDPQPSLVTGNIHSITDSDDLVFGFFSATSMAQKRIFITPYLGFYPTCLPVDTLPKADAIASGDLIMTDYGYPDVQYITIPPSCGDCRLQGGTTVKPDFWR, encoded by the coding sequence ATGAAATCCATATTTGTTAAAATTGGTTTTTTTATTAGTGGAATAGTGATTTTGGGTGGATGTATAGAAACATTTGCTCCACCAGAGGTGACATCTAACAAAACTTTTCTGGTCGTGGATGGCTATTTGAATATTGGAGAAGGAAGTAGTATCATCAGACTAAGCTGGACAAAAAATCTTACAGATGAATCGGCTTGGACGTATGAACAGAATGCAGAGGTTGTGGTAGAAGGAGACAAAGGAAGCCGCTTTGTGTTTACAGAAGGAAGTGGAGGTGCCTATGTATTGTCACAACAGATATTTAATGAATCAGAAAATTTTCGATTAAGTATAAAAACTTCATCTGGAAAGGAATATCAATCAGATTATGTCCCTTATAAAAAAACACCTGCCATTGATAGTGTCGCTTACAAGGTGGCAGGAGATAGAAGTGGTGTTCAGGTTTATGTAAATACCCACGATAATACAAATCAGACAAAATTCTACCGATGGAAATTTGAAGAAACATGGCAATACCAAAGTGCTTTGATTTCTTCTATGGAAGTGCAGGGTGAAGATATTGTCTTTCGTACCGATGATATTCACAACTGTTGGAAAACTATGGCAAGTACTTCTATTTTGATAGGAACTTCAGTCAAGTTAAGTCAGGATGTGATTCAGGACTTTCCAATTACTTTTGTGAATGCTTCTACAAATAAGTTACTAATTAAATATAGCATACTTGTGAAACAGTTTGCTCTCACACAGGATGCATTTGATTATTGGACAGATTTGGCAAAGACAACAGAAGCTACAGGAGGACTTTTTGACCCTCAACCTTCATTAGTCACTGGCAATATTCATTCGATAACAGACAGTGATGATTTGGTTTTTGGTTTTTTTAGTGCTACCTCTATGGCGCAGAAAAGAATCTTCATTACACCTTATCTGGGATTTTATCCTACTTGCCTGCCTGTTGATACTTTGCCCAAAGCTGATGCAATCGCATCAGGGGATTTGATTATGACAGATTATGGTTATCCTGATGTCCAATATATTACTATTCCTCCATCATGTGGCGATTGCCGTCTACAGGGTGGCACTACTGTCAAACCTGATTTCTGGAGATAA
- a CDS encoding DUF4197 domain-containing protein has protein sequence MQRKIAITLLTTLTFTGAFAQLSLDKLKEKVTSVTSSTTSLSESDIAKGLKEALSVGTKNASTQLNKADGFYKNPVVKIPFPEDVQKVSTKLREIGLGKKVDQFELTLNRAAEGAAKEAAPIFLNAITSMTITDAKNILTGSNDAATSYLKTKTSDKLASAFSPHIKKALDSTTATRLWTEITTTYNKLPMVKKVNTDLTKYTTDKALKGMFTIVADEELKIRKDPAARVSDILKKVFGS, from the coding sequence ATGCAAAGAAAGATTGCAATCACATTACTCACTACTTTGACTTTCACAGGTGCATTTGCACAGTTGAGCTTGGATAAACTGAAAGAAAAAGTTACATCTGTCACCAGTAGTACTACATCGTTATCTGAGAGTGATATAGCAAAAGGTCTGAAAGAAGCTTTGTCTGTAGGTACAAAAAATGCATCTACCCAGTTAAATAAAGCAGATGGTTTCTACAAAAATCCAGTTGTAAAAATCCCATTTCCTGAAGATGTGCAAAAGGTATCTACCAAACTCAGAGAAATTGGCTTAGGAAAAAAAGTTGATCAATTTGAATTAACATTAAACCGGGCAGCTGAAGGAGCTGCAAAAGAAGCAGCCCCCATCTTTCTGAATGCAATCACGTCAATGACAATTACAGATGCTAAGAACATTCTAACAGGAAGCAATGATGCAGCAACCAGCTATTTAAAGACCAAAACATCTGATAAGCTGGCAAGTGCATTCTCACCTCATATAAAGAAAGCACTGGATTCTACTACCGCTACTCGTCTGTGGACTGAAATCACTACTACATATAATAAATTGCCAATGGTCAAGAAAGTAAATACAGATCTGACAAAATATACAACAGATAAAGCACTTAAAGGGATGTTCACTATTGTTGCTGATGAAGAATTAAAAATTCGTAAAGATCCGGCAGCACGTGTTTCTGATATTTTGAAAAAAGTTTTTGGAAGTTAA
- a CDS encoding monodechloroaminopyrrolnitrin synthase PrnB family protein has product MHSAPFSVEVSVTSLSQENEYISNLDPLKADQLIHKLPFLNQKKDTIELVLLLVDIMPSMNEIHTFDKYQANAAIRDIGFLLGSLKRHQVEPVNIIPELEDKMNLMGEKSGLPPRDTLLHYTVWNPTDFRRRTYTGTQDEQFLIESVVVAMEPLVRCIILLRNLHLTSLSSPEFKIICQEIVALFENVIEGIVIARRKVSPSYFANELRFYFDPIILNNREYLGPGAVEMPMFVFDHLLWSSDCQDEEYRIFKETYLPYIHPEMRNIYLEFENKSSMVSKVCRLADGQVEFNSIILDSLKSLSSCCRLLKSFRMPHKKIAEEAYAHTKKQDLTFTTNENTHRNHGSGGYSTDILTHILNLTNQKIDMLEICISNFQAPESGRNISRN; this is encoded by the coding sequence ATGCATTCTGCGCCTTTTTCGGTTGAGGTTTCAGTCACGTCTTTATCTCAGGAAAATGAATATATCTCAAATCTCGATCCTCTAAAAGCAGATCAACTCATCCATAAACTTCCTTTTCTTAATCAAAAAAAGGATACTATTGAACTTGTATTATTGCTGGTAGATATTATGCCATCAATGAATGAGATTCATACATTTGATAAATATCAGGCTAATGCAGCTATTCGGGATATAGGTTTTTTACTGGGTTCTTTAAAAAGGCATCAGGTAGAACCGGTCAATATCATACCAGAACTGGAAGATAAAATGAATCTTATGGGAGAGAAATCAGGTTTACCTCCTCGTGATACATTATTGCACTATACAGTTTGGAACCCAACAGATTTCCGCAGACGTACTTATACAGGAACTCAGGATGAACAATTTTTGATAGAGAGTGTAGTAGTAGCGATGGAGCCATTGGTTCGTTGCATTATTCTTCTGCGAAATCTCCACCTTACATCACTTAGTTCACCAGAGTTCAAAATAATATGTCAGGAAATAGTTGCCTTATTTGAAAACGTGATTGAAGGCATTGTAATAGCTCGACGAAAAGTATCACCCTCCTACTTTGCCAATGAACTCCGGTTTTATTTCGATCCTATTATATTAAATAATCGTGAATATTTAGGGCCTGGAGCAGTAGAAATGCCTATGTTTGTCTTTGATCATCTCCTATGGAGTAGTGATTGTCAGGATGAAGAGTACCGCATTTTTAAAGAAACCTATTTGCCTTATATTCACCCTGAAATGCGGAACATATATCTCGAATTTGAGAATAAATCAAGTATGGTAAGTAAAGTCTGTCGTTTGGCAGATGGTCAGGTAGAATTTAATAGTATAATTTTAGACTCGCTTAAAAGTCTCAGTTCCTGTTGCAGATTGCTGAAAAGTTTTCGTATGCCTCATAAAAAAATAGCAGAGGAAGCCTATGCACATACGAAGAAGCAAGATCTAACCTTTACCACGAATGAAAATACCCATCGTAATCATGGTAGTGGTGGTTACTCTACAGATATACTTACTCATATTCTAAATCTAACCAATCAAAAAATTGATATGCTTGAAATTTGTATTTCTAACTTTCAAGCACCTGAATCTGGAAGAAATATTTCAAGAAACTGA
- a CDS encoding methyltransferase, whose amino-acid sequence MMDPSKIMQVGLGFWASKTLLAAIKLELFTHLGDHAYSVDKIKESTGIKGNAALDFLDALYSLGFLEREGVGASAMYKNTPETAFFLDKNRPAYIGGFFEMANDREYRFWADLEEGLTTGLPQNEIKQTGLESFTAIYQHSVREFTEAMTSIQLGGFSAFVDKFDFSSYNSLLDLGGSGATLSALVAGKHPHMHCISYDMPAVEFLAKETVQNFNLEGQVTIQSGNFFTDELPKADMITMGNILHSFDLEKKKLLIKKSYEALPVGGALCIIELIIDEERRHNTFALLMSLNMLIESDGGFNYTMSDLEGWVREVGFTRTEIFPLAGPTSAAIAYK is encoded by the coding sequence ATGATGGATCCATCAAAAATCATGCAGGTTGGGCTAGGTTTCTGGGCTTCAAAAACTCTACTAGCTGCTATTAAACTAGAATTATTTACCCATTTGGGTGACCATGCATATTCTGTAGATAAGATCAAAGAATCTACAGGGATTAAAGGAAATGCCGCATTAGATTTTCTAGACGCATTGTATTCTTTAGGTTTTTTAGAAAGAGAAGGTGTAGGGGCTTCCGCTATGTATAAGAATACACCAGAAACAGCTTTTTTTCTTGATAAAAATCGGCCAGCCTATATTGGCGGTTTTTTTGAGATGGCTAATGATCGGGAATACAGATTCTGGGCAGATTTAGAGGAAGGACTAACAACAGGATTGCCTCAGAATGAGATCAAACAAACCGGACTTGAGTCATTTACAGCTATTTATCAGCATTCAGTACGAGAGTTTACAGAAGCAATGACAAGTATTCAATTGGGCGGTTTCAGTGCTTTTGTAGACAAATTCGACTTTTCCAGTTACAATAGTTTATTGGATTTAGGTGGATCTGGTGCCACATTGTCTGCATTGGTTGCAGGAAAACATCCACACATGCATTGTATTAGTTATGATATGCCTGCCGTTGAGTTTCTGGCTAAGGAAACAGTACAGAATTTTAACCTTGAAGGACAAGTTACAATCCAAAGTGGTAACTTCTTTACTGATGAGCTACCCAAAGCAGATATGATTACGATGGGTAATATTTTGCATAGCTTTGATCTGGAAAAGAAAAAGTTATTGATTAAAAAATCGTATGAGGCTCTACCTGTAGGTGGTGCATTATGTATTATAGAACTAATTATTGATGAAGAAAGACGTCACAATACATTTGCCTTATTGATGTCGCTGAATATGCTTATTGAATCAGATGGGGGATTTAATTATACAATGTCAGACTTGGAAGGGTGGGTGAGAGAAGTTGGTTTTACAAGGACAGAAATTTTTCCTCTGGCTGGGCCAACAAGTGCAGCAATTGCCTATAAATAA